Proteins co-encoded in one Rhodothermales bacterium genomic window:
- a CDS encoding S8 family serine peptidase — protein LSSRGSGSTSGVIAGVNHVAANGSVGDVANMSLGGGVSTALDDAVAAAAGGVRFVLAAGNESDNANNHSPARVNGNGIYTISAIDSADRFAWFSNYGNPPVDYAAPGVSIESTWKNGGYNTISGTSMAAPHVAGILLLPGGISVDGTVNGDRDSTADEIAVN, from the coding sequence GTTGTCGAGTCGAGGATCAGGCAGCACATCGGGGGTCATTGCCGGTGTCAACCACGTTGCCGCCAACGGGAGCGTCGGAGACGTCGCGAACATGAGCCTGGGCGGCGGCGTCTCGACGGCACTCGACGACGCAGTTGCGGCAGCGGCCGGAGGCGTCAGGTTTGTCCTGGCCGCTGGAAATGAATCCGACAACGCCAACAACCACTCGCCAGCGCGCGTGAACGGGAATGGCATCTACACAATCTCAGCCATTGACAGCGCCGACCGCTTTGCCTGGTTCTCGAATTACGGGAATCCCCCTGTTGACTACGCGGCACCGGGAGTGAGCATCGAGTCGACCTGGAAGAATGGCGGCTACAATACCATCAGCGGGACGTCGATGGCGGCTCCGCACGTGGCGGGAATTTTGCTCCTCCCCGGTGGCATTTCCGTTGACGGAACGGTGAATGGCGACCGGGACAGTACCGCCGACGAAATCGCCGTGAACTGA
- a CDS encoding glutamine synthetase type III, whose product MSKQSSDYNVIAATKYVSNGKINAMTMDIERIFGENTFGLEEMKSRLPESIYASILATIEKGEPIDSTIADTVAIAMKEWAVERGVSHYTHWFQPLTGSTAEKHDSFITPNKGGGAIAQFSGKDLIQGEPDASSFPSGGVRATFEARGYTAWDPTSPAFVIENQNGSYLAIPTAFASWTGEALDHKIPLLRSMQAIDKSARRVLKLFAVRGVHSVTSTVGNEQEYFLIDEEYFYRRPDLINTGRTLFGAKPAKGQELDDHYFGSIPDRILAYMLEVEKELYRLGVPVKTRHNEVAPGQYEIAPIFETSNIAADHQQLTMLTLQRVARNYGLVCLLHEKPFEGVNGSGKHNNWSISTDTGMNLLDPGDNPHDNIQFLFFCAAVLRAVHHHQDLLRGAVASAGNDHRLGANEAPPAIMSVFLGEQLEDVFDQIVEGVAKSSKQGGLLGLGVPALPHLPRHAGDRNRTSPFAFTGNKFEFRAVGSAQSVSIPNVVLNLIVSESLDAMSDMLEEKLAGKKRNKQLFEHAVAEVLSTVIKDSKPIIFGGDNYSDEWHQEAERRGLLNLRTTVDALERMVDDKNVALFDRYGVLTPTELHSRHEIWLEQYATTINIEAETTQSMAKTMILPAAIDYLHELTSTLSSAAATGLNLSGVQNTAAEVGDLVDNLYTSLENLKNANLNTGGDNALGHARFMLNDVIPAMSAVRDASDRLERVIPHDTWPLPTYTEILFVK is encoded by the coding sequence ATGAGCAAGCAATCATCTGATTACAACGTCATCGCCGCAACGAAGTATGTCTCGAACGGGAAGATCAATGCGATGACCATGGACATCGAACGCATCTTCGGCGAGAACACCTTCGGCCTGGAGGAAATGAAAAGCCGCCTTCCCGAGAGCATTTACGCCAGCATTCTGGCTACGATCGAGAAGGGTGAACCGATCGACTCGACGATCGCCGACACGGTCGCGATCGCCATGAAAGAGTGGGCCGTCGAGCGAGGCGTGTCCCACTATACCCACTGGTTTCAGCCGCTCACCGGATCTACGGCTGAGAAGCACGATAGCTTCATCACCCCGAACAAGGGTGGCGGCGCAATCGCACAGTTCTCCGGCAAGGATCTAATTCAGGGTGAGCCCGACGCGTCGAGCTTTCCGTCAGGCGGCGTGCGGGCGACGTTCGAGGCGCGCGGCTATACAGCATGGGATCCGACCTCCCCGGCGTTTGTCATCGAGAATCAGAACGGTTCCTACCTCGCCATCCCGACCGCCTTCGCATCGTGGACCGGAGAAGCGCTCGATCACAAGATCCCGCTGCTCCGCTCGATGCAAGCGATCGACAAGTCGGCCCGGCGCGTGCTCAAGCTCTTCGCGGTTCGTGGCGTTCACAGCGTGACGTCGACGGTGGGTAATGAGCAGGAGTACTTCCTGATCGATGAAGAGTACTTCTACCGTCGCCCCGACCTGATCAACACCGGACGAACGCTATTCGGTGCGAAGCCGGCGAAAGGACAGGAGCTCGACGACCACTACTTCGGTTCCATACCGGACCGCATTCTGGCGTACATGCTGGAAGTCGAGAAGGAGCTATATAGACTTGGCGTGCCTGTCAAGACGCGGCACAATGAGGTAGCGCCGGGTCAATACGAGATCGCACCCATCTTCGAGACATCGAACATCGCGGCCGACCATCAGCAGCTCACGATGCTGACATTGCAGCGCGTTGCCCGGAACTACGGACTCGTTTGCCTGCTTCACGAAAAGCCGTTCGAGGGTGTCAACGGTTCTGGTAAGCACAACAACTGGTCGATCAGTACCGACACGGGCATGAACCTGCTCGATCCGGGTGATAATCCGCACGACAACATTCAATTTCTGTTCTTCTGTGCCGCCGTCCTGCGTGCGGTACATCATCATCAGGATCTGCTGCGGGGAGCCGTCGCCTCTGCGGGCAACGACCACAGGCTCGGAGCTAACGAGGCGCCGCCCGCCATCATGAGCGTATTCCTCGGCGAACAACTGGAAGATGTCTTCGATCAGATCGTCGAAGGCGTAGCGAAATCGAGCAAGCAGGGCGGTTTGCTCGGACTCGGGGTGCCGGCTCTGCCGCATCTGCCGCGGCATGCAGGCGACCGCAATCGTACATCGCCGTTCGCCTTCACGGGCAACAAGTTCGAATTCCGCGCAGTGGGTTCTGCCCAGTCCGTATCGATTCCGAACGTTGTGCTGAACCTGATCGTGTCGGAGTCGCTCGACGCAATGAGCGACATGCTTGAGGAGAAGCTCGCCGGCAAGAAGAGAAACAAACAGTTGTTTGAGCATGCTGTCGCCGAAGTGCTCAGCACCGTCATCAAAGATTCGAAGCCGATCATATTTGGGGGCGATAACTACTCGGACGAATGGCACCAGGAAGCGGAGCGCCGCGGTCTGTTGAATCTCCGAACTACAGTCGACGCATTGGAGCGGATGGTAGACGACAAGAACGTCGCGCTCTTTGATCGCTACGGCGTTCTAACGCCCACGGAGCTGCACAGCCGCCACGAGATCTGGCTCGAGCAGTACGCGACAACGATCAACATCGAGGCGGAGACGACGCAATCCATGGCAAAGACCATGATTCTCCCCGCAGCGATTGACTACCTGCACGAGCTAACGTCAACGCTCTCGTCTGCCGCGGCCACCGGTCTGAACCTGTCCGGCGTCCAGAACACTGCAGCGGAGGTAGGGGATCTAGTCGATAATCTCTACACGTCGTTGGAGAACCTGAAGAATGCGAACCTCAACACAGGTGGCGACAACGCCCTGGGGCACGCTCGCTTCATGCTGAACGACGTAATTCCGGCCATGTCCGCTGTGCGCGACGCTTCGGACCGTCTGGAGCGTGTCATTCCGCACGACACCTGGCCGCTGCCGACCTACACGGAGATTCTGTTCGTTAAGTAG
- a CDS encoding Lrp/AsnC family transcriptional regulator → MERIDDIDARILELLQAHGRMKRSRIAEDVGLSVPTVSDRMRKLEERGVLIGFSANLSPKRLHFDITAFVRVRIDGSENYAGFVDAVTKMAEVQELHSVTGDGSHIMKIRTKNTTTLEALLSRLQALPGVHGTTTSIVLSSQKETTTLPVEAMTL, encoded by the coding sequence ATGGAAAGAATTGACGACATAGACGCCCGCATTCTGGAGCTTCTGCAGGCGCACGGCAGAATGAAACGGAGCCGAATCGCCGAAGACGTGGGCCTGTCGGTGCCGACCGTCAGTGATCGTATGAGAAAACTGGAAGAGCGCGGCGTCCTCATCGGATTCAGCGCGAACCTCAGCCCGAAGCGCCTTCACTTCGACATCACGGCATTTGTCCGAGTGCGTATCGACGGCTCGGAGAACTACGCAGGGTTTGTCGATGCCGTAACCAAAATGGCGGAAGTACAGGAATTGCACTCGGTCACGGGAGACGGCTCCCACATCATGAAAATCCGCACGAAGAACACGACGACACTCGAAGCCCTGCTGTCCCGACTCCAGGCGCTTCCCGGTGTCCACGGGACCACGACAAGCATCGTGCTTAGCAGTCAGAAGGAAACGACCACGCTTCCGGTCGAGGCCATGACGCTGTAG